A single window of Candidatus Methylacidiphilales bacterium DNA harbors:
- a CDS encoding DUF2062 domain-containing protein, translating into MARRIFRWLHRRKMSRSHLRGGRLHRWFGDHLFNPHLWMLEREGVSRAMFWGLLICLSPFFGLHFILGIAVAMYFRANIPVTIIVQVLTNPATAVLYYPAAYALGARLLGHSVVHRSRLMEVLKGGSFQDWMNLLQQIWVPLFLGCFLCGITAAVTAWFLVNWCWPKAKKTTPPSPVDKGPIRTPTG; encoded by the coding sequence ATGGCGCGACGCATTTTCCGCTGGCTGCACCGCAGAAAGATGTCCCGCAGTCATTTGCGTGGAGGTCGGCTGCACCGCTGGTTCGGGGACCATCTATTCAACCCCCACCTGTGGATGCTGGAGCGCGAGGGCGTTTCGCGGGCCATGTTCTGGGGCCTGCTCATCTGCCTGAGTCCGTTCTTCGGACTGCACTTTATTCTCGGCATTGCGGTGGCGATGTACTTCCGGGCCAACATTCCCGTGACCATCATCGTGCAGGTGCTGACCAACCCGGCGACGGCGGTACTGTATTATCCGGCTGCTTACGCTCTGGGGGCCAGATTGTTGGGCCATTCCGTGGTGCACCGTTCACGGCTGATGGAAGTACTCAAGGGAGGAAGCTTTCAGGACTGGATGAACCTTCTGCAACAGATCTGGGTGCCGTTGTTCCTGGGGTGTTTTTTGTGCGGCATCACTGCGGCGGTGACGGCCTGGTTCTTGGTGAACTGGTGCTGGCCGAAAGCCAAAAAAACCACCCCGCCAAGCCCTGTTGACAAAGGGCCTATCCGGACTCCGACGGGGTGA